In Mercenaria mercenaria strain notata chromosome 15, MADL_Memer_1, whole genome shotgun sequence, a single genomic region encodes these proteins:
- the LOC123528146 gene encoding uncharacterized protein LOC123528146 — translation MDDKLKSFFDVVGRLLDHDKKIASLMEQLQDAKAIIETMNRSQSDLSAKGSQTSVLSYAANTYTRWGRSTCPGNATLVYEGFAAGSDHSHKGAAVNHLCLPRDPNWNNNTKTPSALALIYGGEYETFNGIFHTLHDHDVPCAVCRVPRTNIIMVPGKNACYQNYVLEYKGYLMAGHYGHPASTEYVCVDGEPEKARNSIVSNHNGVLFYFVRAKCGSLKCPPYKEDDDLTCVVCSFSP, via the exons ATGGATGATAAGTTAAAGTCTTTCTTCGACGTTGTAGGACGATTGCTAGATCATGATAAAAAGATTGCTTCTCTCATGGAACAGCTTCAAG ATGCAAAAGCGATTATTGAAACAATGAATAGATCTCAGTCTGATTTGTCTGCAAAAGGGTCACAAACCTCAGTCCTGAGCTACGCTGCCAATACTTACACTCGCTGGGGTCGTTCTACATGCCCAGGTAACGCCACTCTTGTTTACGAAGGTTTTGCTGCTGGGTCAGATCATTCACATAAAGGGGCTGCTGTAAATCACCTTTGCCTTCCTAGGGATCCAAACTGgaataacaacactaaaacaccCAGTGCGTTGGCCTTAATCTATGGAGGAGAATACGAGACATTTAATGGCATCTTTCACACTTTGCATGACCATGATGTTCCATGTGCGGTTTGCCGCGTCCCAAGAACCAATATCATCATGGTGCCTGGAAAAAATGCCTGTTACCAAAATTACGTTTTGGAGTATAAGGGTTATCTAATGGCAGGTCACTATGGTCATCCAGCTTCTACAGAGTATGTTTGTGTTGATGGCGAACCTGAAAAAGCGAGAAATTCCATTGTTTCTAATCACAATGGAGTGCTCTTCTATTTTGTTCGAGCAAAATGTGGCTCTTTGAAGTGTCCTCCATATAAAGAAGACGATGACCTTACATGCGTCGTGTGTTCATTTTCTCCATAG